Below is a genomic region from Telmatobacter sp. DSM 110680.
CCGAAACACCGACAACCTCGATCAAGAATCCAGAACAGGCGCGACCATGAATCTGCTCACTGCACTCGCACGCATCCTCGTGTTTCCTGGATTACTCTTCGCGATTCCTGCGGCATGGCTGGTTCTATGGATCGAGCGCAAATCTGTCGCTCTACTGCAACAGCGCATCGGTCCGCCATTTGGACAGCCATTTTTCGACTTTATCAAGCTGCTGGGAAAAGCCACACCGCCACGCTCCGGGGTGAATGGAATCCTAATGCGGGCGTGGCCCTTAATCGCTGTTTCAGCGTCGGCTGGAGCCGTTGGATTGCTTCCCGTGCTGCCATCGCATGGCGGCTTTCAGGGTGACTTGATCCTGCTGCTTGCCTTGATGGAGCTTCCTGCGATCTGCATGATCGTTGCCGGCTTCTCGTCACGCTCTCTGTTCGCTGAGATAGGCTCGGCGCGTGAAGCCGTGCTGCTTGTCTCTTACAATCTGGTCTTTCTCCTGGCTGCTGTTTCGATTGCCGTTTCGCAGCATTCGTTTCGACTCGAATCGCTCGCAGGCGTTCCGACCACACCGTGGCGCTATCTGGGCTTGATCGCAATCCTCATCTGCCTGCCTGCCAAACTGCATGTCAATCCCTTTTCGCTTCCTAACGCCGAGCAAGAAATCTACTCGGGCCCCATGGTTGAATATGCCGGATTTGAGCTTGCACTGTGGCAGCTCTCGCATGGTCTCGAGTGGATTGCCGGTGTTGGCCTGGTTGCCACGCTAGCTATTCCCCCATCTGCTCATATTTGGCTCGACGTAGGCGGCGTTCTTCTCCTCGGCTTCCTTCTTGTCCTGGTCATTTCAATCATTGCAGCGGCGACAGCAAGGCTCGCAATCGATACAACTGTGCGGTTCTATTGGCAATGCACTCTTGCCTTCGCGGTCCTCGCCATCTCGACGACACTACTCATGAGGTTGCGGTCATGAAGATTTTTGGATTGCTGTGGCAAAATCTTCGACGCGGCGTTGCAACCTTGCGATTTCCCGAAGCCCCACCAATGACGGGCGGTTTTCGCGGCTTGGTGCGCTTCGATCCCGCTCGCTGTACCGGTTGCGCCATGTGCCGCTTCCGTTGCACCGCCCGCGCTATCACATTCAATGCCGCAGGCAAGCAGTTCACCTGGGCCTACGACCCCTCACAATGCACTTTTTGCGGCCGCTGCGTAGATGGGTGCAAAGACCACGCTTTAACTCAAGATACTGACTGCCCCCCGATCTACCTATCGGCCAGATCCCTGCGAACGAGCTTCACACTGCAACGCAAATCTCCACCGCCTAAATCACAGCCCGCCCCTTCCGGGGCGAGCGCACCGTCAGGAGAGACCCATGAATAGCATCGAGGACCTGGCAGCCGAACTCAAAGTTAACGATGTCTTCACCGACAATAGCGGAGTCAAATGGTTCACCACGGGAAATCTGG
It encodes:
- a CDS encoding complex I subunit 1 family protein, with the protein product MNLLTALARILVFPGLLFAIPAAWLVLWIERKSVALLQQRIGPPFGQPFFDFIKLLGKATPPRSGVNGILMRAWPLIAVSASAGAVGLLPVLPSHGGFQGDLILLLALMELPAICMIVAGFSSRSLFAEIGSAREAVLLVSYNLVFLLAAVSIAVSQHSFRLESLAGVPTTPWRYLGLIAILICLPAKLHVNPFSLPNAEQEIYSGPMVEYAGFELALWQLSHGLEWIAGVGLVATLAIPPSAHIWLDVGGVLLLGFLLVLVISIIAAATARLAIDTTVRFYWQCTLAFAVLAISTTLLMRLRS